In Parasegetibacter sp. NRK P23, a single genomic region encodes these proteins:
- a CDS encoding RagB/SusD family nutrient uptake outer membrane protein, with translation MTGKSVLTVFLAATLVTGPVLQSCNKKLDIESTRQSDEANSWKTIDDARSGLMGIYGLFRAAIADNNAHWLMGELRNGDFTSLKRPDLKAIIEGNLNAGYPVFESVSNWRRFYAAVNACNLFIERSAEALADTRYTEINHKIDVAQARVLRAFIYYYMVRIWGDVPLLTKSYDNGKFEQFARSSKEDVLGFAVKEIEDAAPLLPYVYGGGDPVLPGTIYHTKSYNEWRNMLINKVSAYAILAHISALQGNYYAVAGYTDFVMNNFNRIGISYLTVDQVTRTNGLFNELANGLSASQNQFISFNFIKGMGESSVTGHIEQLTLAYPLVSKQLPDIYITNDTLAAMFPTRNGQDQRFGADTTSVSQGTPTLYRNAYITGYGEEIPIFSKIKAINAGVAGESQFNIFTSAILFSRLEEIALLRAEALTVLGHESDAITLLNNMRSRRGLESFDPAEPGSDLLKEIFEERRRELVGEGWRWYDLVRYHKIRREDPAFNDLIDRGGIYWPVARDVIKNNPKIVQNSYWQ, from the coding sequence ATGACAGGTAAAAGTGTACTGACTGTTTTTCTTGCGGCCACACTGGTAACGGGCCCGGTGCTGCAATCCTGCAACAAGAAGCTGGATATAGAAAGCACCCGCCAGTCGGATGAGGCCAACAGTTGGAAAACCATCGACGACGCACGTTCCGGTTTGATGGGGATTTACGGATTGTTCCGTGCCGCCATCGCCGACAACAACGCGCACTGGCTGATGGGGGAACTCCGCAACGGCGATTTTACTTCCCTGAAAAGACCAGATCTGAAGGCGATTATTGAAGGTAACCTCAACGCGGGGTACCCCGTTTTTGAAAGCGTATCCAACTGGCGCAGGTTTTACGCCGCCGTGAACGCCTGCAACCTGTTTATTGAGCGTTCAGCAGAAGCGCTTGCAGATACGCGTTATACAGAGATTAACCATAAGATAGATGTGGCCCAGGCCCGTGTGCTCCGCGCCTTCATCTATTATTATATGGTACGCATCTGGGGAGATGTTCCCTTGCTCACCAAATCTTACGATAACGGCAAGTTCGAACAGTTCGCCCGCAGCAGCAAGGAAGATGTGCTCGGTTTCGCCGTAAAGGAAATTGAAGATGCCGCCCCGTTGCTGCCTTATGTGTATGGCGGCGGCGATCCGGTGCTGCCCGGAACCATTTATCATACCAAGAGTTACAATGAGTGGCGCAATATGCTCATCAACAAAGTATCGGCATACGCCATCCTGGCCCATATTTCCGCGTTGCAGGGCAACTATTACGCCGTGGCAGGATACACTGATTTTGTGATGAACAACTTTAACAGGATCGGCATCAGCTACCTTACCGTGGACCAGGTTACGCGTACCAACGGATTGTTCAACGAACTGGCCAACGGCCTTTCCGCTTCCCAGAACCAGTTCATTTCTTTCAACTTCATCAAAGGAATGGGTGAATCCTCCGTAACGGGACATATTGAGCAACTCACCCTCGCATACCCGCTGGTGTCCAAGCAACTGCCCGATATCTATATCACCAACGATACGCTCGCTGCCATGTTCCCGACCAGGAACGGTCAGGACCAGCGTTTCGGTGCCGATACCACCAGTGTTTCCCAGGGAACGCCCACTTTGTACCGGAACGCTTATATCACTGGTTACGGAGAAGAGATTCCCATCTTCAGCAAAATTAAGGCGATCAACGCGGGGGTAGCCGGAGAATCCCAGTTCAATATTTTCACTTCAGCCATACTGTTCTCCCGCCTGGAAGAGATCGCGCTGCTGAGGGCCGAGGCGTTAACCGTATTGGGCCACGAATCTGATGCCATCACCCTGCTCAATAACATGCGTTCCAGGAGAGGATTAGAGTCTTTTGATCCGGCAGAACCGGGCAGCGACCTGCTCAAAGAAATATTTGAAGAACGCCGCAGAGAGCTTGTGGGTGAAGGCTGGAGGTGGTACGACCTGGTGCGTTACCACAAGATCAGGAGAGAAGATCCCGCCTTTAACGACCTGATAGACCGCGGCGGAATTTACTGGCCGGTGGCAAGGGATGTCATCAAGAACAATCCAAAAATCGTACAGAACAGTTACTGGCAGTAG